The genomic stretch AGGCTGAATAATGGTTTTATTACCTTGAATGTTCAAGTTTACATGGAACCGGAAAATGGCGAGGAAAAAAGACGGCTTTTTACGGCTAAGGATAAATTCGATCATTTTGTCCAGATTAATCCTGCTGTGAGTGAGTTGAAAGCTTTGTTTGGGTTGGAGATAGAATAAAATAATTTTAAATTTTAGATTTTAGATTTTAAATTTCCAGTCACACGGGGCGGGGGAGATGTCTTTTTGATTTCATTTTAAATTCTAAACTATAAACTTTTCTTCATTTTCAATTCTCCATTTTCCATTTTCAATTGTTAAATTGTTTCTCCCGCAGCGAGATGGAGCAATTTGTCTTTTTCACCGACGATCCAAACTACGTCGCCGGCCTCGAAGGTGGTGTCCGGGGTAGGGTTCATGATGGAGGTGCCGTTGCGTTCGATGCCGATGACGAGACAGGCTGCTTTATCACGGATGCCGGATTTCTGGATGGTGCGTCCCACGAGTGGCGTGTTAGCCTCAATGGTGAATTGTTCCAAGCTGACTTCCGGGGGACGCTGTTGTTCAAGTTCATGTTTCCGTTTTTCTACGCGGTTTTCGACAAACTCACGGAAGACGTTGATTTCTTTGTCCGTGGCGGCCACGATGATGTGATCGAAAGGATACAGGCGTTCTTCCCCACCAGGGATGTTTATTCGTTCTTCTCCCCGGATGATTGTTACCACGCTGACCCCACAGGTCTGGCGGAAATTCAATTCCTTTAGCGTTTTGCCGACGCTGGGAGAGGATTGCGATACTTCAAAGTCGGCGAGGTGGAGATCCCGGTCAAGTAAATGTTTGACAAAACGTTGCTTGATGGGAGACTTGCGTTCTTGTTCCTGTTGTCGGGCCGTGAAGTTGCGCAGAAAACGGCGTTCCAGTTGTATGGAGTATTTTTTTAACCGTTTGGAATAGATGAAGAACAGAATGACTGCGGTGGCGATCACGAGCAGGAGGCCGGCAGCGACGTTCACGAGGCTGGATATGACGAACATCACAATCCCGATGCAGAGTGCTACCCGTAGAACGATGAGGGATACGAGTGGTCCCCGGTTGTATTTACTATCACTCCATAATTGTTGGAATTCTTCCGAATGGTTCTTTTTCATCATGATAGCCCGTAGGAAGGGGGAAATGAGTAGCAGGATGGCAACGGCGCTGACAAGGCTACCCTGTATACCGGGGAGTTCCTTACGGATTTGTGGGGTCAGATATTGCAGGAAAAGAGCTATGGTGAAGACAGACAGAATGGTGTAGGTGATCACTATGCGGCATAATGCTTTCAGCAGCTGGTGCCACGTACTTTTATGGCGGATGGTGTTCGTCCCCGTGCTATACCTGTCAAGGAAATGAATCCAGGGCGTGGGCAGGTGTTTGGTCACGAACTGGTAGGTGGGCTCTGCCAGACGGATCATGTAAGGCGTGAAAAAGGTGGTGATGACAGAGACGGTAACCACTATGGGGTAGAGAAATTTGTCCGTCACGTGCAGGGTCATACCTAGACTTGCGATAATAAAAGCAAATTCACCGATCTGTGCTAACGAGAATCCCGATTGGATGGCAATTCGGAGGCTTTGTCCGGACAGGAGAATACCGGAAGCGGCAAACGTGATTTGTCCGGCCATAACGACCACGGTGATTAGTAATATCGGGAACCAGTACTCGACGAGCATGGTGGGATCGATCATCATCCCGACCGATACGAAAAAGATGGCCCCGAAGAGATCTTTCACGGGTTTAATGAGGTGTTCGATGTTCTCGGCCTCGATGGTTTCCGCCAGGATGGATCCCATGACGAAAGCTCCCAAAGCGGAGGAGAATCCGGCTTTCACGGCAAGTAGAACCATGCCGAGACAGAGTCCGAGTGATACGACTAATAAAGTTTCCCCGTTGAGCCATTGTTTCGTTTTTTTCAGAAAGGTTGGAATTAGGAATATCCCGGTAATAGACCAGAAAACGAGGAAGGCGATAAGTTTAAGGATGCTATCGACCATTTCCATACCTTCAAAGTGTTTGCTGACGGCTAACGTGGAAAGTAATACCATGAGGACTACGGCGAAGAGGTCTTCCACGACAAGAATTCCGAAGACGACTCCTGCGAAACGCTGATTGCGGAGACCCATGTCGTCAAACGCCTTGAAAATGATGGTTGTGGATGACATCGAGAGCATTCCTCCAAGGAAAAGGCTATTCATGTGCCCCCATCCGAGTGACAGCCCGGTAATGTAGCCCAGCATCATCATGGCACCCACGATGGTAAGGGCGCTGATCATAGCGGTTCCCCCGATGTTCATGAGTTTCTTGAAACTAAAATCAAGTCCCAAGGCAAACAGGAGGAAAATGACCCCGATGTCAGCCCAGATATGAATATTCTCGGCATCCGTGATCATGGGGCCGCCAAATGTGTAGGGGCCTGCGATAATACCTGCCACGATATAGCCCAGCACGACAGGTTGTTTTAGCCATTTAAAGAGAATGGTTATCAATCCGGCGGAAAATAAGATAATCGCCAAATCGGATATTAGGACAGGAATGTCTGACATGATGTTTATTTTTGCAGGAGCAAAGTTAATGATTTTTGATTTGGATGAATAAATATCAATTATCTTTGTGTGGATATGAGAAAAAAAATCAACATTCAAAAAGGGGCCGTGTTGGGGGCGATACTCACAACGATTGTTGCGGGAATGTTGCTTTCCGTGGTACAGGTTGTCGTGAAACCACCGTTGCTGTTGGGGGAGAGATTGTTGCCGGGCGGAGGATGGATTCAAATTGTGCTGGCTGCTCTTTTCGGTGGATGGCTATATTTGCAGATGTTCGACCGGAAACGACGGGGAATGTGGCGGAGACGTATTTGGCTGCTCTTCTCGATCGTGTTCTTTAGCCAGTTATTCTTGGGGATTTTCGTGGATAGTATGTTTCTGATGTCAGGAAAACTCCATTTCCCCATACCCGGACTGATCCCGGCGGGGGTATTTTACCGGGGAGAGGTATCATTCATGCCGTTTTTGTTTCTCGTAACGATTCTATTGTCCGGAGGTGCGTGGTGCAGCCAGCTCTGTTATTTCGGGGCGTGGGATAGTCTGGCTGCGGGAAAGAATGGAAAACGGGAGGCTCTTTCTTCTAAAATGAGGACCCGAATGCGTTGGACGGTATTGTTTGTATTTATAGGTGTCGCTTCTGCGTTGAGAGGTTTCGGGATTCCGGTGATTTATTCCACGGGGATTGCGGCTTTTGCCGGGATCGTGGGAATCATGATAATTGGGTTCATGTCTAAAAGGCGTCATGTTGCCATGCATTGCTCTTCCTATTGTCCGGCGGGGACTTTGGTTATGTATTTGAAACAAGTGTCTCCGTGGCGATTGCGTCTGAACGATCGTTGCCGACATTGCATGGCTTGTACGCGGGTGTGTCGGTACGGGGCTCTGTCGAAAGTAGACGTGCTGAAAGGGCGTCCGGCAATCAACTGTACTTTGTGTGGAGATTGTCTTGCGGGGTGCGGTCATGATGCCTTGGAGTATCATTTGGGTGGAATCTCTCCTGTATTGGCAGAACGCCTTTGGTTAGGGACTACACTAGTACTTTTCACGTGTTTTCTTTCTATTGCTCGGGTTTAAATATGTGGAAAAAAAGATTGTATATTTTTTGATTTTTAACATACATATCTGCGCAGGGATACTACATTTGTGTGCTAATCAATAAAAAATATGAAAATAGACCGATTTCTTCAATTATTTGTGGTAAAGGAAAAAAAGTTTTACCCTTTGTATATCGAGCAAGCCGCTAATATCGAGGCTGCAGCCAAGCTTTTGGTGGAGTTATTACAAGAGCAAGACCCTGAAAAACAGAAAGCGCTGTACAAGGACATCAAGGAGTACGAACATAGTGGAGATATGATCACGGCTAAGTTGTACGAGGAATTGAACAAGACGTTTGTTACACCCTTCGATCGTGAGGATATTAATCTGTTGAGTGGCCGTATGGACACGTTTCTTGATTTTATTCATGATGCTGCAAAACGAATGTTGATGTATCGTCCGAAGAGTGTGAACCAGTTGTTGATTGCGATGGGGCAATGTATCGTGGAAGATGCTCGTATCTTGAAGGATATTATGAATGGGCTGGAGTATATTCAGAAGAAACCTCAAGAGATTAACGAGAAATGTGTTCGTATCAAAAAGATCGAACATGACGTGGATGATTTGTATGAACAATTTATGAGTGATGTTTTTGCGAACGAGAAAGACGCTATCGAACTCGTGAAACTGAAGAATATTGGTCAGGTGTTGGAAGATGCTACCGACCGGGCAAAGGACGTGGGTGATATTGTGAGAGGTATTATTATTAAATTTGCCTGATCGCTATGTTAACAATTGTTCTTTTAGCTATTGTGATCGCTCTTCTTTTCGACTTTTTGAACGGAATGAATGATGCGGCCAATTCGATCGCTACGATCGTGGCGACACGTGTATTTTCTCCTACGATGGCTGTTTGCTGGGCAGCATTCTGGAACTTTGCCGCTATCTTTATTTTTGGGGTGAGCGTGGCTCACACGATGGGCGAAGGAATCGTGGATCCCTCGAGGATCAATGAATATCTTATTCTGGCAGCTTTAATCGGTTCGGTGATCTGGGTTTGGTTGTGTACTCATTTTGGTATGCCGATCAGTGTGTCCCACGCTTTGATCGGGGGATTGATCGGTCCGGTATGGTTCACGTTCGGGGGTGACGCTCTGGTTGCTTCCGGGATATTCAAAATTGCCATCTTTATCGTGCTGTCCCCTTTGATCGGTATGATATTGGGATTCTTCATGATGTGTCTCACAATGCTTGTGTTTCATAAAAAACACCCGATGAAAGTGGAAGGGCTGTTTAAGGGATTGCAGTTGTTTTCTTCCGCTATATTCAGTTTGGGACATGGTGCAAACGATGCGCAGAAAACGATGGGTATCATTGCTATCCTGCTATATAGTGTTGCTGGAAGTAATACTTTCGTGAGTGATTACTTGTACGAGAATACAGGGGAGTTTCATGTTCCCGCTTGGTTGATTGTTACTTGTTACTCGGTGATCGCTTTAGGTACGATTATCGGGGGTAAGAAGGTGATCAAGACTTTGGGGGACGGGTTGGCCCGATTGAAACCCGTGCAGGGATTCTGTGCCGAGACTTCCGGAGCTTTGACATTGATGGGAACAGCCGTACTGGGGATTCCCGTGAGTACGACTCACACGATTACCGGCTCTATTATCGGGGTTGGAATCACGAAAGGGGTTGCTTCTGTTCGGTGGGCTACGGCCACGAATATCGTGGCTGCTTGGATTCTTACGATTCCGGCAACCATCGTGATGTCCGGTCTTGTTTACTGGGTGATGGGGTTGTTCCTGACCTTGCCGGAGTAAGTATATAAAGTTTGTAAAGTCTATAAAGTTCATAAGGTTCTACTTTATGAACTTTTTTATGCATAATATCATAACTTTTTGGGGCTTTATCAAGTTTAAATAGATAGATTAACCTAAATTTTATAAGTTATGATGTTTATATGGTATATTTTGATTGGTATTCTTGCCGGGTATCTGGCAGGAAAAATTGTCCGGGGAGGTGGAATGGGTTTGTTGGTGAACCTGATTGTGGGAATCATTGGTGGCGTGTTGGGAGGCTGGCTTTTCGGTATCATGGGAATATGGACAACGGGTGTTATCGGGAGTTTGATCACGGCGACCGTGGGGGCGATTGTTTTGCTGGCGATTGTTTCGTTGTTCAGTAAAAGAAATTCGTAGATAATGAAAGAGAAGGTCCGAGGTATTTATATACTTTTATGCTTTTGCGTGTTTACGCCCTTGGTGTTGCAAGCCCAGACAGACGAGGAGAAGAGGATATTGCAGGAACGTGAGGAGATAAGCAAGCAGAAAAAAGGCGGTTCCGTGGTTGTTGATGAGAAGACCGCGTTGGAGTTGTTTGATAACACGCCGAGTTTTGGCATTTTCCGGGATAATTATTTTGTTACGGGGGTGCCTACGAACCGGAAGATTGACAAGCACAGTGCGGATGCCAAGTTTCAGATCAGTATCCGGCAACGTCTGACGAAAAGTATCTTGCCTTTCAAGACCTTCTTGTATTTAACTTACACGC from Butyricimonas virosa encodes the following:
- a CDS encoding DUF47 domain-containing protein, whose product is MKIDRFLQLFVVKEKKFYPLYIEQAANIEAAAKLLVELLQEQDPEKQKALYKDIKEYEHSGDMITAKLYEELNKTFVTPFDREDINLLSGRMDTFLDFIHDAAKRMLMYRPKSVNQLLIAMGQCIVEDARILKDIMNGLEYIQKKPQEINEKCVRIKKIEHDVDDLYEQFMSDVFANEKDAIELVKLKNIGQVLEDATDRAKDVGDIVRGIIIKFA
- a CDS encoding cation:proton antiporter, whose amino-acid sequence is MSDIPVLISDLAIILFSAGLITILFKWLKQPVVLGYIVAGIIAGPYTFGGPMITDAENIHIWADIGVIFLLFALGLDFSFKKLMNIGGTAMISALTIVGAMMMLGYITGLSLGWGHMNSLFLGGMLSMSSTTIIFKAFDDMGLRNQRFAGVVFGILVVEDLFAVVLMVLLSTLAVSKHFEGMEMVDSILKLIAFLVFWSITGIFLIPTFLKKTKQWLNGETLLVVSLGLCLGMVLLAVKAGFSSALGAFVMGSILAETIEAENIEHLIKPVKDLFGAIFFVSVGMMIDPTMLVEYWFPILLITVVVMAGQITFAASGILLSGQSLRIAIQSGFSLAQIGEFAFIIASLGMTLHVTDKFLYPIVVTVSVITTFFTPYMIRLAEPTYQFVTKHLPTPWIHFLDRYSTGTNTIRHKSTWHQLLKALCRIVITYTILSVFTIALFLQYLTPQIRKELPGIQGSLVSAVAILLLISPFLRAIMMKKNHSEEFQQLWSDSKYNRGPLVSLIVLRVALCIGIVMFVISSLVNVAAGLLLVIATAVILFFIYSKRLKKYSIQLERRFLRNFTARQQEQERKSPIKQRFVKHLLDRDLHLADFEVSQSSPSVGKTLKELNFRQTCGVSVVTIIRGEERINIPGGEERLYPFDHIIVAATDKEINVFREFVENRVEKRKHELEQQRPPEVSLEQFTIEANTPLVGRTIQKSGIRDKAACLVIGIERNGTSIMNPTPDTTFEAGDVVWIVGEKDKLLHLAAGETI
- a CDS encoding 4Fe-4S binding protein, which produces MRKKINIQKGAVLGAILTTIVAGMLLSVVQVVVKPPLLLGERLLPGGGWIQIVLAALFGGWLYLQMFDRKRRGMWRRRIWLLFSIVFFSQLFLGIFVDSMFLMSGKLHFPIPGLIPAGVFYRGEVSFMPFLFLVTILLSGGAWCSQLCYFGAWDSLAAGKNGKREALSSKMRTRMRWTVLFVFIGVASALRGFGIPVIYSTGIAAFAGIVGIMIIGFMSKRRHVAMHCSSYCPAGTLVMYLKQVSPWRLRLNDRCRHCMACTRVCRYGALSKVDVLKGRPAINCTLCGDCLAGCGHDALEYHLGGISPVLAERLWLGTTLVLFTCFLSIARV
- a CDS encoding GlsB/YeaQ/YmgE family stress response membrane protein, with product MMFIWYILIGILAGYLAGKIVRGGGMGLLVNLIVGIIGGVLGGWLFGIMGIWTTGVIGSLITATVGAIVLLAIVSLFSKRNS
- a CDS encoding inorganic phosphate transporter translates to MLTIVLLAIVIALLFDFLNGMNDAANSIATIVATRVFSPTMAVCWAAFWNFAAIFIFGVSVAHTMGEGIVDPSRINEYLILAALIGSVIWVWLCTHFGMPISVSHALIGGLIGPVWFTFGGDALVASGIFKIAIFIVLSPLIGMILGFFMMCLTMLVFHKKHPMKVEGLFKGLQLFSSAIFSLGHGANDAQKTMGIIAILLYSVAGSNTFVSDYLYENTGEFHVPAWLIVTCYSVIALGTIIGGKKVIKTLGDGLARLKPVQGFCAETSGALTLMGTAVLGIPVSTTHTITGSIIGVGITKGVASVRWATATNIVAAWILTIPATIVMSGLVYWVMGLFLTLPE